TCCATTTCAAATCAATCAAACAATCTTTCCCCAAGAAAATCGATCAATTACGGACATTCAGGAAGAAAAACCTCAAGCTAATGAGACCAATGCTACAACTGAAAATCAATTTATTACTGATGTCCAAGTAGATGGGCTTCAAAACAAAACAACTGCCCACAAAGAAAATCAATCAATCACAGATGTCCAAGAAGATAAACCTCTTTACTTAGAGGTAGGACAAAAGCACGTTCCTTCAGCTGCCATTGAGATCTTTGAAAGATATGATGTGTCAATGGAAATGAAACAAGAAGAAAAAGATCAGATAACCCCTCTAGAAAATTTTTTCATTATGGGAAGTAATATTCCAAAAGAAATGGATGAATTAGCCGAGGATCCAAATATTTACAGACTTGAGATCGTTGGTGAGGTGGAAAATCCAGTCAATCTTACTTACGAGGATCTAATAACGCAATTTAAGTTTAAGCATATGATCACTGAAATGTACTGCACTCCCAGTCTTAATGGGATCGGAAAATTTTCAGGCCCCTCACTCTATGAAGTAATACAATATGCTAAACCATTGAATGGAAATATGAAGGTTGTTTTTAATGCGGCAGATGGATATGAGAAGGGATGGTATAAAGAATATCCTTTAGATGAGATAAAAGCTCACTCAGAAAATTATCTTATAGCAGTAACTATGAACGGATACCCTTTAGCGATAGAACATGGATATCCAGCTAGATTAGCATTGGATTCTCGTCAAGGTTCTCAATGGGTTAAATGGTTAATTAAAATAACCATAGTTTCAGAGGATAGAGCACGCTACGTCAGTTGAATAAGAATTAGTCTGTTCTAATGCGTGCAAATAGTCTAATGGTTCATAAGTAGTGTTTGATGAAATTTTTCTATGATAATTTTAATTCATATAATTGCATCCAGTGAAGAGGGAAAGGCGCAAAACCCTCTCCACTGGTTTCGGGCTTCATACAGGTTTGGTGGCAGGGAAGGTATCTCTATTTGTGATTTGAAGGGGGGTTGGGGTAGAACCCCACCTTCTTAGTCAAGTTTTTTTCGAGCGTGAAATCTTCAGAGCTTATATTCTCCTGGAAGACTTTTTTTCCTCTGCATTTTATACAGAAGGTTTCCAATATATCGCACCAATTTTTTCTTTTCAAGTAAATATGTGTATAACAAAGACATATATAAGATTTGTGTCTTTGTAACACACAACAACACTTAAATAATAAATCCGTCTAAACTCTAGATGGAGATTGAGAAAATGGATTTGAAATTTACAGAAACCTGGAAAGTAACCAAGAAAGCCTCTTTAGCCTTTCTTGGAGTCTTACTCTTAACGACATTAGCTATTTCTAGTATCAACATCTCTGCACTTGAAGTTAAAGCTCAAACAACTGACGATATCAATTATGACATCGCAATTGATGCGTACTGTTTAACAGAAAACGCCTCTATCTCAGTAGAAGTCCGCATGGATGGCGGTGTTTGGCAATTAACCCCATACACATTCGCCAATCTGAATGATTCTCATATAATTGAGGTCAGCTCATTGGATCCTAACGGTCATCCCTTTGCATACTGGGATGATGATAATAGCTTGACATCAACAAATAGAACAATTTCATCCGGCGGAAATTACACTGCAATCTACCAAGATACAATTCCAGAATTGGAATTTGAGATAGACATCGACCCTGATACGCTCAATTTAAAGAGTCGTGGTAAATTTGTGACAGTGTATATTGAGTTGCCTGAGGGCTATAATACCACAGATCTTGAATTAGCATACGCTGAACTTGAAGGAATTCCAGCTATAAATGATACCAAATATGGTTTCGTTACTGACCCTGAATTAGTGGATCATGATGATGATGGATTAATGGAGTTCATGGTGAAGTTTGAGAGAGTTGCTGTGCAGAAGGCCATTAGAGAAATGATCGGCGACGAAAACGGCAAGTTTGAAGAAATCGAATTAACAGTTTCAGGTGAATTTTCAGATGGAACAACCTTTGAAGACTCTGATTCTATCAAAGTAATTAATCCTCCATCCAAAAATTCACCCAAATCAAACGACTCAACACGAAATAGCAAGCAGAAACCTAAAGATAAGAGAAATAAGTGATTTGTCGATAATGATGAGACTTAAAAATCCCTTTTTTTTAAATTAAACCTAATTTTAATCTCCATTAGTATGAATTTATAGAATGCATCAGTATTATGCCTAGGATTTTCGCAATCGTGATGAAATTTTCTTTCTGAAGATTAACGATAAACCTAAACCAAGAAAGAGAAATGCGAGGCTGGTTACCATAGATTCATCACCCCATATAGATGCTATATATAGAGAAGGTGTTGCTAAAAGATGTATCAAACTATGAATGTTAAAATCAAAAACTTC
The DNA window shown above is from Candidatus Bathyarchaeota archaeon and carries:
- a CDS encoding molybdopterin-dependent oxidoreductase; translation: PFQINQTIFPQENRSITDIQEEKPQANETNATTENQFITDVQVDGLQNKTTAHKENQSITDVQEDKPLYLEVGQKHVPSAAIEIFERYDVSMEMKQEEKDQITPLENFFIMGSNIPKEMDELAEDPNIYRLEIVGEVENPVNLTYEDLITQFKFKHMITEMYCTPSLNGIGKFSGPSLYEVIQYAKPLNGNMKVVFNAADGYEKGWYKEYPLDEIKAHSENYLIAVTMNGYPLAIEHGYPARLALDSRQGSQWVKWLIKITIVSEDRARYVS